CCCAATTGCCAGAATCCTGAGAGATTCCGGCATTGCCAAGCATTCCCCGCTCATCGCGATCGTCAGTAGCTTGATGGTCGTCGGCTTTTCAATGTCGATTCTAGGTCGAGCGGAGAGATTACCAGATTGGGTACAACAAGTCATTCTGAAAGATGCAGAGGTAAAAGATTAAGATTCGTAACAATGAATCTTGAAGAAAGATTAACAAAAGAATAAACGATTCTCAAATTTCTGTAACGCTAAGTAACAAAAAATTGCAGGTTTTTTATCAATTTGTGTCGGATAAGCGCCGGAATGCTCTTTCTGCATACGTTTTCTGGTAAAAACACAAATGTAGATGAAATCCCGATCGCGATCGCAAAGCCGAGAAGATCGCTTTACAAAGCGTTACATTCTCTAGCTTGGTTCAGGTTCAGATCTGAACCGGGTGCTTCGTTCGCTGGTTGTTTTAACAAGAGAACACGCATACAAGGAGTCTGAGCGAATGTTCACTCACGTCAAGCCCACCGTTCGACACATTGTTCCTGAGAACCTGGCAGGACGGTCTTTACTCAAGGTGGTCTATGTCGTGTTAGAGCCACAATATCAAAGTGCGCTCTCCGCCGCCGTCCGATCAATTAACGCGAATCATCCGAAAATTGCGGTCGAAATCAGTGGATATCTGATCGAGGAACTCCGCAACCCAGAGAACTATGAAGCCTTTGAGAAAGATGTTTCTGAAGCAAATATTTTCATTGCTTCGCTGATCTTTCTTGAAGATTTAGCTGAAAAAGTCGTTGCCGCAGTCGAGCCGCATCGCGATCGCTTAGATGCCGCAGTGGTGTTCCCGTCGATGCCACAAGTGATGCGCCTGAACAAATTAGGCAGCTTCTCGATGGCACAGTTAGGGCAGTCGAAGAGCGCGATCGCGCAGTTTATGAAGAAGCGCAAGGAAAACTCTGGCGCAGGCTTCCAAGACGCAATGCTGAAGCTCTTAAACACGCTGCCGAAAGTGCTGAAATATCTGCCGATGGACAAGGCGCAAGATGCTCGCAACTTTATGCTGAGCTTCCAGTATTGGCTCGGTGGCAACGCTGAGAACCTGGAAAACTTCCTGCTGATGTTGGCAGATAAGTATGTGTTTAAGGGTGAAATCGGCGGTACCGTTCAAGATCCGCAAGTTTACCCGGATCTGGGTATTTGGCATCCAATGGCTCCGACCATGTTCGAGGATCTCAAAGAGTACCTAAACTGGTTTAACTCGCGCAAAGATATTCGAGAAGATATGCGCGATCCGCTCGTTCCAACCGTTGGCTTAGTGCTGCAAAGAACGCACTTAGTCACAGGTGACGATGCTCACTATGTGGCAATGGTGCAAGAAATCGAATCGATGGGAGCGCGGGTGATTCCGGTGTTTGCCGGGGGACTGGACTTCTCGAAGCCTGTTGATGCGTTCTTTTATGATCCGATTACCGGAAGCTCGATCGTCGATGTCGTGGTGTCGCTCACCGGATTTGCCCTGGTCGGAGGTCCTGCTCGTCAAGATCACCCCAAAGCGATCGAAGCCTTGCGCCGTCTGAATCGCCCGTACATGGTGGCATTGCCGCTCGTGTTCCAAACCACTGAGGAATGGCAAGATAGCGAACTGGGTTTACACCCGATTCAAGTGGCGCTGCAAATTGCGCTTCCAGAACTCGATGGCGCGATCGAACCCATCATCGTTTCCGGTCGAGATGGCGCAACCGGCAAAGCGATCGCCCTGCAAGATCGCGTCGAAGCGATCGCCCAACGCGCCCTCAAGTGGGCGAATTTACGACGCAAGCCGAAACTGCACAAGCGAGTTGCCATCACCGTGTTCAGCTTCCCGCCGGATAAAGGAAATGTGGGAACAGCCGCTTACCTCGATGTGTTCGGCTCTATTCATAAAGTGATGGAATCGCTGAAGCAAAATGGCTACGATGTTCAGGATTTACCGGAGTCGGCTGAAGTGTTGATGCTGGAAGTGCTGCATGATGCACGGGCACAGTACAACAGCCCAGAACTCAACATCGCCTACAAAATGTCGGTGCCAGAGTACGAGGAACTGACTCCGTATCATGAGCGATTGATTCCGTCTTGGGGTCCTGCTCCTGGACATCTCAACACTGATGGACAGAATCTATTGGTGTATGGAAAGTCATTCGGCAATGTCTTCATTGGAGTTCAGCCGACCTTTGGTTATGAAGGCGACCCGATGCGGTTGTTGTTCTCGCGATCGGCAAGTCCCCACCACGGATTCGCAGCTTACTACACCTATCTAGAAAAAATCTGGAAAGCAGATGCAGTGCTGCACTTCGGAACGCATGGATCGCTCGAATTTATGCCAGGTAAGCAGATCGGCATGTCTGAGGAATGCTACCCCGATAGCTTGATCGGTACGATTCCCAACCTGTATTACTATGCAGCGAACAATCCATCGGAAGCCACGATCGCCAAACGTCGATCGTATGCCGAAACCATCAGCTATCTGACTCCGCCTGCTGAGAATGCTGGACTGTACAAAGGTCTAAAAGAACTCAGCGAATTAGTCGGCTCTTATCAAACGCTCAAGGATTCCGGCCGAGGTGTTCAGATTGTCGATACGATCATGGACAAAGCCCGGATTTGCAACCTTGATAAAGACATTACCTTCCCGGATAGCGCTGGTGAACTGACGCAAGAAGAGCGAGACACGATCATTGGTAAGGTCTACATCAAACTGATGGAGATCGAATCGCGATTGTTACCCTGTGGATTGCATGTCATTGGTAAGCCGCCGTCAGCCGATGAAGCGATCGCAACGCTGGTGAACATTGCCAGCCTTGATCGACCCGAAGAAAATATGCTGAGCTTGCCTCGGATCATTGCTAATAGCTTGAACCGTGACATTGATGAGATTTTCCAGAACAGCGATCGAGGCGTTCTCGATGATGTGCAACTGTTAAACGACATCAATCAAGCGACTCGTGCGGCGGTAACTGCAATGGTAAAAGCCCAAGTCGATCAAGACGGTCGCGTTTCTAGAACTTCGATGTTGAGCAATCTGTTCAACTTCGGCGGCAAGAAAGAGCCTTGGATCGAAGCACTCCAAGAAGCGGGCTACCCGACTGTGGATCAAGAAGCGATGAAGCCGTTGGTCGAGTTCTTGCAGTTCTGCCTCAAGCAAGTCGTTGCAGATAATGAGTTGGGTGCATTGCTCACCGCACTCGAAGGGGAATACATTCTGCCGGGGCCTGGCGGCGACCCGATTCGGAATCCGGATGTCTTACCTACCGGAAAGAACATTCACGCGCTTGATCCGCAATCGATTCCAACTGCCGCAGCCGTGAAGTCGGCAAAAGTTGTGGTCGATCGTCTGATCGCTCGTCAATGTGCAGAAAACAATGGCGCTTATCCTGAAACGATCGCCTGCGTCCTCTGGGGAACCGACAACATCAAAACCTACGGTGAATCTCTCGCGCAGATTCTCTGGATGGTGGGTGTGCGTCCGATGCCGGATTCACTGGGACGAATTAACAAGCTTGAACTAATTCCGCTCGAAGAGTTGGGCAGACCTCGGATCGATGTCGTGGTGAACTGTTCTGGTGTGTTCCGCGACCTATTTATCAACCAAATGGCATTGCTCGATCGAGCCGTCAAAATGGCAGCCGAAGCCGAGGAACCGTTAGAGATGAACTTCGTTCGCAAACACGCGATGAAACAAGCCGACGAACTCGGAATCAACCTGCGTCAAGCTGCAACTCGCGTGTTCTCTAATGCTTCCGGTTCGTACTCGTCAAACATCAACTTAGCCGTTGAGAATGGCACCTGGGAAAACGAAGAGGAACTACAAAATATGTACCTCTCGCGCAAAGGGTTCGCCTTCTCCTCAGATAATCCTGGAATGATGGAACAAAGCGAGCAGCTGTTCCGCGCTTCGCTGAAGACTGCGGATATGACCTTCCAAAACCTTGATTCTTCTGAGATCTCGCTTACCGATGTCTCGCACTACTACGATTCTGACCCGACTAAAAT
This is a stretch of genomic DNA from Cyanobacteria bacterium FACHB-DQ100. It encodes these proteins:
- a CDS encoding magnesium chelatase subunit H, whose amino-acid sequence is MFTHVKPTVRHIVPENLAGRSLLKVVYVVLEPQYQSALSAAVRSINANHPKIAVEISGYLIEELRNPENYEAFEKDVSEANIFIASLIFLEDLAEKVVAAVEPHRDRLDAAVVFPSMPQVMRLNKLGSFSMAQLGQSKSAIAQFMKKRKENSGAGFQDAMLKLLNTLPKVLKYLPMDKAQDARNFMLSFQYWLGGNAENLENFLLMLADKYVFKGEIGGTVQDPQVYPDLGIWHPMAPTMFEDLKEYLNWFNSRKDIREDMRDPLVPTVGLVLQRTHLVTGDDAHYVAMVQEIESMGARVIPVFAGGLDFSKPVDAFFYDPITGSSIVDVVVSLTGFALVGGPARQDHPKAIEALRRLNRPYMVALPLVFQTTEEWQDSELGLHPIQVALQIALPELDGAIEPIIVSGRDGATGKAIALQDRVEAIAQRALKWANLRRKPKLHKRVAITVFSFPPDKGNVGTAAYLDVFGSIHKVMESLKQNGYDVQDLPESAEVLMLEVLHDARAQYNSPELNIAYKMSVPEYEELTPYHERLIPSWGPAPGHLNTDGQNLLVYGKSFGNVFIGVQPTFGYEGDPMRLLFSRSASPHHGFAAYYTYLEKIWKADAVLHFGTHGSLEFMPGKQIGMSEECYPDSLIGTIPNLYYYAANNPSEATIAKRRSYAETISYLTPPAENAGLYKGLKELSELVGSYQTLKDSGRGVQIVDTIMDKARICNLDKDITFPDSAGELTQEERDTIIGKVYIKLMEIESRLLPCGLHVIGKPPSADEAIATLVNIASLDRPEENMLSLPRIIANSLNRDIDEIFQNSDRGVLDDVQLLNDINQATRAAVTAMVKAQVDQDGRVSRTSMLSNLFNFGGKKEPWIEALQEAGYPTVDQEAMKPLVEFLQFCLKQVVADNELGALLTALEGEYILPGPGGDPIRNPDVLPTGKNIHALDPQSIPTAAAVKSAKVVVDRLIARQCAENNGAYPETIACVLWGTDNIKTYGESLAQILWMVGVRPMPDSLGRINKLELIPLEELGRPRIDVVVNCSGVFRDLFINQMALLDRAVKMAAEAEEPLEMNFVRKHAMKQADELGINLRQAATRVFSNASGSYSSNINLAVENGTWENEEELQNMYLSRKGFAFSSDNPGMMEQSEQLFRASLKTADMTFQNLDSSEISLTDVSHYYDSDPTKIVSRLRDDGKMPASYMADTTTANAQIRTLSETVRLDARTKMLNPKWYEGMLSHGYEGVRELSKRLVNTMGWSATANAVDNWVYEDTNTTFFKDEEMCKRLLDLNPNSFRKMVTTLLEANGRGYWETSEENLDRLRELYQEVEDRIEGVE